In one Eulemur rufifrons isolate Redbay chromosome 14, OSU_ERuf_1, whole genome shotgun sequence genomic region, the following are encoded:
- the C14H7orf50 gene encoding protein cholesin isoform X3: protein MTVTRCVPNEHFPSLLAYLEGLQGRARELTVQKAEALMLELDEAGAGGPDPLLLAKAQRIRQVLQLLS, encoded by the exons ATGACAGTGACAAGGTGT GTGCCCAACGAGCACTTCCCCAGCCTGCTGGCCTACCTGGAGGGACTGCAGGGCAGGGCCCGTGAGCTGACGGTGCAGAAAGCGGAAGCCCTGATGCTTGAGCTGGACGAGGCAGGCGCCGGAGGCCCAGACCCGCTCCTGCTGGCGAAGGCCCAGCGCATCCGGCAGGTGCTGCAGCTGCTCTCCTAG
- the CYP2W1 gene encoding cytochrome P450 2W1: MAHLLLLLLGLLGLWGLLCACARKPSPAPRWPPGPRPLPLVGNLHLLRVSQQDRSLMELSERYGPVFTIHLGRQRTVVLTGLAAVREALVGTGQALADRPPIAIFQLIQRGGGVFFSSGARWRAARQFTVRTLHSLGVGRGPVADKVLQELKCLAGQLDSFGGQPFPLALLGWAPSNVTFALLFGRRFDYQDPVFVSLLGLIDEVMVLLGSPGLQLFNMYPWLGALLQLHRPVLRKIEQIRAILRTLLAAPQPLKPGGRPVQSYVDALTQRGQGNDPEGLFAEANAVACTLDMVMAGTETTSATLQWAALLMARHPDVQGRVQEELDRVLGPRRPPRPEDQDVLPYTRAVLHEVQRYITLLPDVPRCAAADVQLGGYLLPKGTPVIPLLTSVLLDKTQWQTPDQFNPGHFLDADGQFMKREAFLPFSAGRRVCVGERLARTELFLLFAGLLQRYRLLPPPGVSPAALDTTPATAFTMRPRAQALCAVPRP; encoded by the exons ATGGCTCACCTGCTCCTGCTGCTCCTGGGGCTCCTGGGGCTCTGGGGGCTGCTCTGTGCCTGTGCCCGAAAGCCCTCCCCGGCTCCCCGATGGCCCCCTGGGCCTCGCCCACTGCCCCTCGTGGGGAACCTGCACTTGCTCCGTGTGTCCCAGCAGGACCGGTCACTGATGGAG CTCTCGGAACGGTACGGGCCAGTCTTCACCATCCACCTGGGGCGCCAGAGGACGGTGGTGCTGACGGGGCTCGCGGCGGTGAGGGAGGCCCTGGTGGGCACGGGGCAGGCGCTGGCCGACCGGCCCCCCATCGCCATCTTCCAGCTCATCCAGCGGGGTGGGG GCGTCTTCTTCTCGTCTGGGGCCCGCTGGAGGGCCGCCCGCCAGTTCACGGTGCGCACCCTGCACAGCCTGGGCGTGGGCCGGGGGCCGGTGGCCGACAAGGTTCTGCAGGAGCTGAAGTGCCTGGCGGGGCAGCTGGACAGCTTCGGAG GCCAGCCCTTCCCTCTGGCCCTGCTCGGCTGGGCTCCCTCCAACGTCACCTTCGCGCTCCTGTTTGGCCGGCGCTTTGACTACCAAGACCCCGTGTTCGTGTCCTTGCTGGGTCTCATTGACGAGGTCATGGTCCTCTTGGGGTCCCCTGGCCTGCAG CTGTTCAACATGTACCCCTGGCTTGGGGCGCTGCTGCAGCTGCACCGGCCTGTCCTGCGCAAGATCGAGCAGATCCGCGCCATCCTGAGGACACTGCTGGCGGCGCCGCAGCCCCTCAAGCCTGGGGGACGCCCCGTGCAGAGCTACGTGGACGCCCTGACCCAGCGGGGCCAG GGGAACGACCCTGAGGGCCTGTTTGCCGAGGCCAATGCGGTGGCCTGCACCCTGGACATGGTCATGGCCGGGACGGAGACCACGTCCGCCACGCTGCAGTGGGCCGCCCTCCTGATGGCCAGGCACCCGGACGTGCAGG gccgGGTGCAGGAGGAGCTGGACCGCGTGCTGGGCCCCAGGCGGCCTCCCCGGCCAGAGGACCAGGACGTGCTGCCCTACACGCGCGCCGTGCTCCACGAGGTGCAGCGCTACATCACGCTCCTGCCCGACGTGCCGCGGTGCGCAGCGGCCGACGTCCAGCTGGGCGGCTACCTGCTCCCCAAG GGCACGCCTGTGATCCCCTTGCTGACCTCGGTGCTCCTGGACAAGACGCAGTGGCAGACCCCAGACCAGTTCAACCCGGGCCACTTCCTGGACGCAGACGGGCAGTTTATGAAGCGCGAGGCCTTCCTGCCTTTCTCCGCAG GCCGCCGCGTCTGTGTCGGGGAGCGCCTGGCCAGGACCGAGCTGTTCCTGCTGTTTGCCGGCCTCCTCCAGAGGTACCGCCTGCTGCCCCCGCCCGGGGTGAGCCCCGCAGCCCTGGACACCACGCCCGCCACGGCCTTCACCATGCGGCCGCGGGCCCAGGCCCTGTGTGCAGTGCCCAGGCCCTAG